In Penaeus monodon isolate SGIC_2016 chromosome 41, NSTDA_Pmon_1, whole genome shotgun sequence, a single genomic region encodes these proteins:
- the LOC119598538 gene encoding uncharacterized protein LOC119598538 isoform X1, with protein sequence MPCSYSLWLFSFVMVRLALEGAYLTTAATNRTDRSLSGYSGLCLGSPEQHFPSLLSSVASVSVQPADSARLHEDDANCSKLVNSGAALAFGPLWSVRGNVVVLDYSEKELCSDYHHDLVVRELGKYEESRKLCQALGGNLPFEEQVLREPVGIGKRTPADCITSRGHVGWVETGEEVPSDNLTVECRTLLASGAVGSFPCISELKCNVCRVPAWLRYTLYGSVKSFDRYYFIKPLSGGNFSFEGLETSNISKKEGYWTLQSRLHRHWWRLEGDSLPVGRHVWRSEFGNVTLTLTACTPSHFTTNEGFCLHRSHRCDGRPDTPDGSDELQCRERLLDVLRVSDRKKSPFHGRSQKGVLYFSFDFFHIKQMKTEERVIHIDMGLLLMWNDPRLRFRDIRNTQQYLVCDKIWYPSVGMIEGFNMGGAIDIRGYNTVCYLDNSARTQEQYDLLDAFTGKSIEGKFLNITMYLEFRVSIPCLFELHRYPFGTYECNSSIFLKKWREEMQWKSVETGKCAGQPKYRGNHNLLDYRLLSINYDVPDGDFVVLTFHLRGQFTYHLLNSFSPSALMFIICYSTLFFPLENFNERIMVSLTAMLVLAAFFAQATDSYVKTPYFKLLDVWYAVLISLCFGCVMMNAIVNGIRVRTTTLRRCTRVVKAREIEVLQNETDRLAQASVVNLVAATLIMLLFVVVVLVVSLVAAEVI encoded by the exons ATGCCATGTTCATATTCGCTTTGGTTGTTCAGTTTTGTGATG GTCCGGCTAGCCCTAGAAGGAGCTTACCTGACAACCGCAGCCACGAACAGGACCGACAGGAGCCTGAGCGGGTACTCCGGCCTGTGTCTGGGGTCGCCTGAACAGCACTTTCCGTCTCTACTAAGCTCCGTCGCCTCCGTGTCAGTCCAACCAGCAGACAGCGCCCGGCTACATGAGGACGACGCCAACTGCAGTAAGCTCGTCAACAGCGGCGCAGCTCTAGCATTCGGCCCGCTGTGGTCGGTCAGAGGGAATGTGGTAGTGCTTGACTACAGCGAGAAGGAACTCTGCTCTGATTATCACCATGACCTGGTGGTCAGGGAGCTCGGGAAATACGAGGAGTCACGGAAGCTCTGCCAAGCTCTGGGTGGGAATCTGCCTTTCGAAGAGCAGGTTCTGAGGGAACCCGTGGGCATTGGCAAAAGGACACCGGCTGATTGTATCACGAGCCGAGGCCACGTCGGCTGGGTGGAAACCGGAGAGGAAGTTCCCTCGGACAACTTAACGGTGGAATGCCGCACCCTGTTGGCCAGCGGCGCCGTGGGATCCTTCCCTTGCATCAGCGAACTCAAGTGCAACGTGTGCAGAGTCCCTGCTTGGCTCCGGTACACACTCTACGGTAGCGTGAAGAGCTTTGACAGGTATTACTTCATCAAGCCCCTGTCCGGAGGGAATTTCTCCTTCGAGGGACTGGAAACGTCCAACATCTCTAAGAAGGAAGGCTACTGGACGCTGCAGTCACGTCTGCACCGCCACTGGTGGAGGCTCGAGGGAGATTCACTGCCGGTAGGACGACACGTGTGGCGCTCAGAGTTTGGCAATGTCACCCTGACCCTCACGGCCTGCACGCCCTCCCATTTCACCACCAACGAGGGCTTCTGCCTGCACCGGAGCCATCGCTGCGACGGCCGCCCCGACACTCCCGATGGCAGCGACGAACTGCAGTGCCGAGAGCGCCTCCTCGACGTCCTGCGCGTGTCCGACCGCAAGAAGAGCCCCTTCCACGGACGGAGCCAAAAAGGCgtcctctatttctccttcgaCTTCTTCCACATCAAGCAGATGAAGACGGAGGAGCGGGTGATCCACATCGACATGGGCTTGCTCTTGATGTGGAACGACCCTCGCCTCAGGTTCAGGGACATCAGGAACACTCAGCAGTACTTGGTATGCGACAAGATCTGGTATCCTTCCGTCGGTATGATCGAGGGCTTCAACATGGGCGGCGCCATCGACATCAGAGGATACAACACCGTTTGTTATTTGGACAACTCGGCACGCACACAGGAGCAGTATGATCTTCTGGACGCTTTCACAG GCAAATCAATCGAGGGGAAATTCCTCAACATCACAATGTACTTAGAGTTCCGGGTTTCCATCCCGTGCCTGTTTGAGCTCCACCGCTACCCATTCGGAACCTATGAGTGCAACTCGTCCATTTTCTtgaagaaatggagggaggagatgCAGTGGAAATCCGTAGAGACGGGCAAGTGCGCCGGGCAGCCGAAGTATCGTGGAAACCACAATCTCCTAGATTATCGTCTCCTCTCCATCAACTACGACGTGCCGGACGGAGACTTCGTCGTCCTCACCTTCCACCTGCGAGGCCAGTTCACCTACCACCTGCTGAACAGCTTCTCCCCGAGCGCCCTCATGTTCATCATCTGCTACTCGACGCTGTTCTTTCCGCTGGAGAACTTCAACGAGAGGATCATGGTCTCCCTGACGGCCATGCTCGTCCTGGCGGCCTTCTTCGCGCAGGCCACCGACTCCTACGTCAAAACGCCCTACTTCAAGCTCCTCGACGTGTGGTACGCCGTCCTGATTAGCCTGTGCTTCGGCTGCGTCATGATGAACGCCATCGTCAACGGCATTCGGGTCCGGACCACGACTTTGCGACGCTGCACGAGGGTCGTCAAGGCGCGCGAGATCGAGGTCTTGCAGAACGAGACGGACCGGTTGGCTCAGGCGTCGGTCGTCAACCTGGTGGCGGCGACATTGATCATGCTGCTCTTTGTGGTCGTAGTCCTCGTGGTGAGTCTGGTGGCCGCGGAGGTCATCTAA
- the LOC119598538 gene encoding uncharacterized protein LOC119598538 isoform X2 yields the protein MAQAGPSSPSVRLALEGAYLTTAATNRTDRSLSGYSGLCLGSPEQHFPSLLSSVASVSVQPADSARLHEDDANCSKLVNSGAALAFGPLWSVRGNVVVLDYSEKELCSDYHHDLVVRELGKYEESRKLCQALGGNLPFEEQVLREPVGIGKRTPADCITSRGHVGWVETGEEVPSDNLTVECRTLLASGAVGSFPCISELKCNVCRVPAWLRYTLYGSVKSFDRYYFIKPLSGGNFSFEGLETSNISKKEGYWTLQSRLHRHWWRLEGDSLPVGRHVWRSEFGNVTLTLTACTPSHFTTNEGFCLHRSHRCDGRPDTPDGSDELQCRERLLDVLRVSDRKKSPFHGRSQKGVLYFSFDFFHIKQMKTEERVIHIDMGLLLMWNDPRLRFRDIRNTQQYLVCDKIWYPSVGMIEGFNMGGAIDIRGYNTVCYLDNSARTQEQYDLLDAFTGKSIEGKFLNITMYLEFRVSIPCLFELHRYPFGTYECNSSIFLKKWREEMQWKSVETGKCAGQPKYRGNHNLLDYRLLSINYDVPDGDFVVLTFHLRGQFTYHLLNSFSPSALMFIICYSTLFFPLENFNERIMVSLTAMLVLAAFFAQATDSYVKTPYFKLLDVWYAVLISLCFGCVMMNAIVNGIRVRTTTLRRCTRVVKAREIEVLQNETDRLAQASVVNLVAATLIMLLFVVVVLVVSLVAAEVI from the exons ATGGCTCAAGCAGGGCCTTCGTCGCCCTCG GTCCGGCTAGCCCTAGAAGGAGCTTACCTGACAACCGCAGCCACGAACAGGACCGACAGGAGCCTGAGCGGGTACTCCGGCCTGTGTCTGGGGTCGCCTGAACAGCACTTTCCGTCTCTACTAAGCTCCGTCGCCTCCGTGTCAGTCCAACCAGCAGACAGCGCCCGGCTACATGAGGACGACGCCAACTGCAGTAAGCTCGTCAACAGCGGCGCAGCTCTAGCATTCGGCCCGCTGTGGTCGGTCAGAGGGAATGTGGTAGTGCTTGACTACAGCGAGAAGGAACTCTGCTCTGATTATCACCATGACCTGGTGGTCAGGGAGCTCGGGAAATACGAGGAGTCACGGAAGCTCTGCCAAGCTCTGGGTGGGAATCTGCCTTTCGAAGAGCAGGTTCTGAGGGAACCCGTGGGCATTGGCAAAAGGACACCGGCTGATTGTATCACGAGCCGAGGCCACGTCGGCTGGGTGGAAACCGGAGAGGAAGTTCCCTCGGACAACTTAACGGTGGAATGCCGCACCCTGTTGGCCAGCGGCGCCGTGGGATCCTTCCCTTGCATCAGCGAACTCAAGTGCAACGTGTGCAGAGTCCCTGCTTGGCTCCGGTACACACTCTACGGTAGCGTGAAGAGCTTTGACAGGTATTACTTCATCAAGCCCCTGTCCGGAGGGAATTTCTCCTTCGAGGGACTGGAAACGTCCAACATCTCTAAGAAGGAAGGCTACTGGACGCTGCAGTCACGTCTGCACCGCCACTGGTGGAGGCTCGAGGGAGATTCACTGCCGGTAGGACGACACGTGTGGCGCTCAGAGTTTGGCAATGTCACCCTGACCCTCACGGCCTGCACGCCCTCCCATTTCACCACCAACGAGGGCTTCTGCCTGCACCGGAGCCATCGCTGCGACGGCCGCCCCGACACTCCCGATGGCAGCGACGAACTGCAGTGCCGAGAGCGCCTCCTCGACGTCCTGCGCGTGTCCGACCGCAAGAAGAGCCCCTTCCACGGACGGAGCCAAAAAGGCgtcctctatttctccttcgaCTTCTTCCACATCAAGCAGATGAAGACGGAGGAGCGGGTGATCCACATCGACATGGGCTTGCTCTTGATGTGGAACGACCCTCGCCTCAGGTTCAGGGACATCAGGAACACTCAGCAGTACTTGGTATGCGACAAGATCTGGTATCCTTCCGTCGGTATGATCGAGGGCTTCAACATGGGCGGCGCCATCGACATCAGAGGATACAACACCGTTTGTTATTTGGACAACTCGGCACGCACACAGGAGCAGTATGATCTTCTGGACGCTTTCACAG GCAAATCAATCGAGGGGAAATTCCTCAACATCACAATGTACTTAGAGTTCCGGGTTTCCATCCCGTGCCTGTTTGAGCTCCACCGCTACCCATTCGGAACCTATGAGTGCAACTCGTCCATTTTCTtgaagaaatggagggaggagatgCAGTGGAAATCCGTAGAGACGGGCAAGTGCGCCGGGCAGCCGAAGTATCGTGGAAACCACAATCTCCTAGATTATCGTCTCCTCTCCATCAACTACGACGTGCCGGACGGAGACTTCGTCGTCCTCACCTTCCACCTGCGAGGCCAGTTCACCTACCACCTGCTGAACAGCTTCTCCCCGAGCGCCCTCATGTTCATCATCTGCTACTCGACGCTGTTCTTTCCGCTGGAGAACTTCAACGAGAGGATCATGGTCTCCCTGACGGCCATGCTCGTCCTGGCGGCCTTCTTCGCGCAGGCCACCGACTCCTACGTCAAAACGCCCTACTTCAAGCTCCTCGACGTGTGGTACGCCGTCCTGATTAGCCTGTGCTTCGGCTGCGTCATGATGAACGCCATCGTCAACGGCATTCGGGTCCGGACCACGACTTTGCGACGCTGCACGAGGGTCGTCAAGGCGCGCGAGATCGAGGTCTTGCAGAACGAGACGGACCGGTTGGCTCAGGCGTCGGTCGTCAACCTGGTGGCGGCGACATTGATCATGCTGCTCTTTGTGGTCGTAGTCCTCGTGGTGAGTCTGGTGGCCGCGGAGGTCATCTAA